In a single window of the Methylococcus sp. Mc7 genome:
- a CDS encoding TIGR01459 family HAD-type hydrolase yields MANHDLKNRPPMLKAESPRPAPQKTGFAESTRPRCAFSPGLRSFAEDYDLFLVDQWGVLHDGQTAYPGVVECLLQLLSLGKRLVVLSNSGKRAETNALQLASMGITENCYTLLVTSGEIARESLSSRTYPFLPSMGRRCLLLSSYGESSLVQGLDIELAETVVSADFILLAGVGDDHPMEFYQQILDYAGAHRIPLVCANPDWVRLSPKGLVFSAGEVARRFERMGGQVHYIGKPYPMIYEHCRKVLPDFESSRVVAVGDSFFHDVVGGARFGLATAFVTDGIHKADFPDTLDEAGRFRKLAEIAKDYGVWPNWVIPRFRW; encoded by the coding sequence GTGGCCAACCACGACTTGAAAAACCGACCGCCAATGCTTAAGGCAGAGTCTCCTAGGCCCGCCCCTCAGAAGACAGGTTTTGCCGAAAGCACTCGACCAAGATGCGCTTTTAGCCCTGGGCTTCGCTCTTTCGCCGAGGACTATGACCTGTTTCTCGTCGACCAATGGGGCGTCCTGCACGACGGCCAGACGGCCTACCCCGGCGTCGTCGAATGCCTTCTGCAGTTGCTCTCGCTGGGGAAACGTCTGGTGGTTCTCAGCAATTCGGGCAAGCGAGCGGAAACCAATGCCTTGCAGCTAGCGTCGATGGGCATCACGGAAAACTGTTACACCTTGTTGGTCACTTCCGGAGAAATCGCCCGGGAAAGCCTGTCGTCGCGAACATACCCTTTTTTGCCTTCCATGGGCCGCCGCTGCCTGCTCTTGAGTAGCTATGGCGAAAGCTCTCTCGTCCAGGGACTGGACATCGAGCTGGCAGAGACTGTCGTCTCGGCGGATTTCATACTCCTTGCCGGTGTCGGCGACGACCATCCGATGGAGTTCTACCAGCAAATCCTGGACTATGCCGGCGCGCACCGGATCCCCCTCGTTTGCGCCAACCCGGACTGGGTTCGTCTATCGCCCAAAGGGCTGGTGTTCAGCGCGGGCGAGGTGGCGCGTCGCTTCGAGCGAATGGGCGGGCAGGTCCACTATATCGGTAAACCCTATCCGATGATTTACGAACACTGTCGCAAGGTATTGCCTGACTTCGAATCGAGCCGGGTCGTTGCCGTCGGAGATTCCTTCTTTCACGATGTGGTGGGCGGCGCCAGATTTGGACTGGCGACCGCTTTCGTCACCGACGGGATTCACAAAGCCGACTTTCCCGACACCCTGGACGAAGCCGGCCGGTTCCGAAAGCTGGCCGAAATCGCCAAGGATTACGGGGTATGGCCA
- a CDS encoding SulP family inorganic anion transporter → MNAQTSLISTLRVSWKEDLLASIVVFLVALPLSMGIAIASGIPMEKAASVGLITAIIGGIVVGPLSGSPLQVSGPAAGLAVMVAMFIQEHGFETLGLIVLLGGLIQLAAGLFRLGQVFRAVSPALIQGMLAGIGVLIFASQFHVMVDDVPPGTGKEFGGLINLWSLPLAVWKGISETVHRPAALIGVLTIATVMLWTAFAPKRLRLLPAPLIGVVVATACAAFLELDLKYVPVPDQLLDAVTWPTLAGLGRLTEGAIWLAGLSLAFVGSAESLLTATAVDSMQRHAPRTKYDRELAAQGAGNILCGLLGVLPITGVIVRSSANVLAGARTRLSAILHGVWMLVFIALLPAVLSLIPVAALAAVLVYTGIKLTKLQFARILWGEDRAEAGIYAATLGTVVMVDLLTGVAVGIGLALARLLYSFSHLEIQVEEEQASGVTHIHLKGAATFMRLPQLAAVLEKLRPDAQVHVHFDELTFIDHACLDLLVNWEQQHQAGGGELVIDWENLHGIFQRHAWGSGSSPRKD, encoded by the coding sequence ATGAACGCACAGACTTCGTTGATCTCCACGCTTCGCGTCTCCTGGAAGGAGGATCTGCTCGCCTCCATCGTGGTGTTTCTGGTAGCCCTGCCCCTCTCCATGGGTATCGCCATCGCTTCCGGCATTCCCATGGAAAAGGCGGCCTCGGTGGGCCTCATCACCGCCATCATCGGCGGCATCGTGGTGGGTCCTTTGTCCGGAAGTCCGTTGCAGGTCAGCGGACCGGCCGCAGGCCTGGCGGTGATGGTCGCGATGTTCATCCAGGAACACGGATTCGAAACCTTGGGCCTCATCGTGCTGCTGGGCGGCCTGATCCAACTGGCGGCCGGTCTCTTCCGCCTGGGGCAGGTGTTCCGCGCCGTGTCTCCCGCGCTGATCCAGGGCATGCTGGCAGGGATCGGCGTATTGATCTTCGCCTCGCAGTTCCATGTCATGGTGGACGATGTGCCGCCGGGTACCGGCAAGGAATTCGGCGGCCTCATCAATCTCTGGTCGCTGCCGCTGGCGGTGTGGAAAGGCATCTCGGAGACCGTCCATCGCCCCGCGGCCCTGATTGGCGTGCTCACGATCGCCACGGTCATGCTGTGGACCGCCTTCGCGCCGAAGCGGCTCAGGCTGCTGCCGGCGCCGCTCATCGGCGTCGTCGTCGCCACCGCCTGCGCGGCGTTTCTGGAATTGGACCTGAAGTACGTGCCGGTACCCGACCAACTGTTGGACGCCGTGACTTGGCCGACGCTGGCCGGGCTCGGTCGGCTCACGGAAGGCGCGATCTGGCTGGCGGGACTGTCCCTGGCCTTCGTGGGCAGCGCGGAATCGCTGCTCACCGCCACGGCGGTGGACTCGATGCAGCGGCACGCGCCGCGCACCAAGTATGACCGGGAACTGGCCGCTCAGGGCGCCGGCAATATCCTCTGCGGGCTCCTGGGCGTGCTGCCGATCACCGGCGTCATCGTCCGTAGTTCGGCGAATGTATTGGCCGGCGCCCGCACGCGGCTTTCCGCGATCCTGCACGGCGTCTGGATGTTGGTGTTCATCGCGCTGCTGCCCGCCGTGTTGAGCCTGATCCCGGTCGCCGCCCTGGCGGCGGTGCTGGTGTACACGGGCATCAAGCTGACCAAGCTCCAGTTCGCCCGGATTCTCTGGGGCGAGGATCGGGCGGAGGCCGGCATCTACGCCGCGACCCTGGGCACCGTGGTGATGGTGGACCTGCTCACGGGCGTCGCCGTGGGAATAGGACTAGCGCTCGCCCGGCTGCTGTATTCCTTCTCCCATCTCGAAATACAGGTCGAGGAGGAGCAGGCATCCGGCGTCACCCACATTCATCTCAAGGGCGCCGCCACCTTCATGCGTCTGCCGCAACTGGCGGCGGTCTTGGAGAAATTGCGCCCCGACGCGCAGGTCCACGTGCATTTCGATGAGTTGACATTCATCGATCATGCCTGCCTGGACTTGCTGGTCAATTGGGAACAGCAGCACCAGGCGGGGGGCGGCGAGCTGGTCATCGACTGGGAAAACCTGCACGGCATCTTCCAGCGACACGCCTGGGGAAGTGGTTCCTCCCCCCGCAAGGATTGA
- a CDS encoding glycosyltransferase domain-containing protein → MTIIDHACLDLLVSPGRFLLCHMKVFTVATDAEGYFPLLQQTCADFGYDLHVLGWRQVWTGLLLKPELYTRALEALPAGEIVLCVDAFDVFVMARVEEVRRKFVESGHAVLCSADREYTSIEWIQRIADKMMTDDLSFSPDKFPTPTTRYKRLNSGLIVGYAGALRDVLIGARRLIAPGIRNDQTPLTKYYLQHPDRIALDTRCAIFQSLVRTRGLPGCGSISGDDRGPDVHWEQRADGTRRLRNLETGEYPCILHGYRDLDMTPLIGEAGYTPPRYKVGRKLRHFRNHVLYYVKRSLPFAAHSLRHDLGRGIEKVIKALTR, encoded by the coding sequence TTGACGATTATCGACCATGCCTGCCTCGACCTCCTGGTCAGCCCCGGCCGGTTTTTGTTGTGTCACATGAAGGTGTTTACTGTAGCTACCGACGCAGAGGGATACTTTCCTTTGCTCCAGCAGACCTGCGCCGACTTTGGTTACGATCTGCACGTGCTTGGCTGGAGACAGGTGTGGACGGGACTCCTCCTGAAGCCCGAACTCTACACGCGAGCGCTAGAAGCGTTGCCCGCCGGTGAAATCGTGTTGTGCGTCGATGCGTTTGACGTATTTGTCATGGCACGGGTCGAGGAAGTGCGCCGCAAGTTTGTGGAGTCCGGCCATGCCGTTCTCTGCTCTGCAGACCGCGAATACACGAGCATCGAATGGATTCAAAGGATCGCCGATAAAATGATGACGGACGATTTGTCCTTTAGCCCGGACAAGTTTCCAACCCCGACCACGCGTTATAAACGTCTCAATTCCGGACTTATCGTCGGTTATGCGGGAGCACTGCGCGATGTCCTGATCGGTGCACGCAGGCTGATCGCCCCCGGAATTCGCAATGACCAGACGCCGCTTACCAAATATTACCTACAGCATCCCGACAGGATCGCCCTGGATACCCGATGTGCAATCTTTCAGAGCCTCGTACGTACGCGCGGGTTACCGGGATGCGGAAGCATCTCAGGCGACGACAGGGGTCCCGATGTGCACTGGGAACAACGGGCCGACGGCACGCGCCGGCTACGCAATCTGGAAACCGGAGAGTACCCCTGCATTCTGCATGGTTACAGGGATCTCGACATGACGCCGCTGATTGGCGAAGCGGGCTACACGCCACCCCGCTACAAGGTAGGCAGAAAGCTGCGTCATTTCCGCAACCATGTGCTCTATTACGTGAAGCGCTCGCTGCCGTTTGCCGCGCACTCTCTCCGTCACGATCTTGGCCGGGGTATCGAGAAAGTCATCAAGGCGCTGACGCGCTAA
- a CDS encoding carbonic anhydrase, with protein MQKLIQGLHHFQTTIFGSQRELFERLAQGQSPEVLFITCSDSRINPNLITQTEPGELFILRNAGNIVPPYGAGQGGEAATIEFAVAGLGVKDIIVCGHSHCGAMKGLLEPPSSRDFPALTQWLSHAESTRRIVRDKYAGREGASLINVTIQENVLAQMENLRTHPVVASGLAQGKLKLHGWVYKIETGQVFGYDPESSQFRTLTEQRSLRPMPERKLVALEI; from the coding sequence ATGCAAAAGCTGATACAGGGTCTCCATCATTTCCAGACCACGATCTTCGGTTCCCAGCGCGAACTGTTCGAGCGTCTCGCCCAGGGGCAGTCACCCGAAGTACTGTTCATCACCTGTTCGGACTCGCGCATCAACCCGAACCTGATCACTCAGACCGAGCCGGGCGAGCTCTTCATCCTCCGCAACGCCGGCAACATTGTGCCCCCGTACGGCGCGGGGCAGGGCGGTGAGGCGGCCACCATCGAATTCGCCGTCGCTGGGCTGGGTGTCAAGGACATCATCGTCTGCGGCCATTCCCATTGCGGTGCCATGAAAGGACTGCTTGAGCCGCCTTCGAGCCGCGATTTTCCAGCCCTGACCCAATGGCTGTCCCACGCAGAATCCACCCGCCGGATCGTGCGCGACAAGTACGCCGGGCGGGAGGGCGCATCGCTCATCAACGTCACCATCCAGGAAAACGTGCTGGCGCAGATGGAGAACCTCCGCACCCACCCGGTGGTGGCCTCCGGGCTGGCCCAGGGCAAGCTGAAGCTGCACGGCTGGGTCTACAAGATCGAGACCGGTCAGGTCTTCGGCTACGACCCGGAAAGCAGCCAGTTTCGGACACTGACCGAACAGCGTTCGCTGCGGCCGATGCCGGAACGCAAACTGGTCGCCTTGGAAATTTAG
- the nhaR gene encoding transcriptional activator NhaR has translation MEQLNYKHLYYFWNVAKEGGISRACEKLHLAQPTISGQLAVFEQEIGEKLFYKNGRKLALTDTGRAVFHYAEEIFALGRELTNTLKGRPAGRGLRLSVGVADALPKLVAYRLIEPALHLAEPVQLLCYEDKAERLLAEISLHGIDMVLSDVPAPPSTGAHAFNHLLGECAVAVFGIRPLAARYAEDFPRSLDGAPFLLPTANTALRRSLDQWFDAEGLHAEIKAEIEDSALLKTFASAGVGLFVAPVVVEHEIQRQYNVQVIGRIDAVQERYYAVTMSRRLKHPAVSAILDNARASLF, from the coding sequence ATGGAGCAATTGAACTACAAGCACCTTTATTATTTCTGGAATGTAGCTAAGGAAGGCGGCATCTCTCGCGCGTGCGAAAAACTGCACTTGGCACAACCCACTATCAGCGGTCAATTGGCGGTGTTCGAACAGGAGATCGGCGAAAAGCTCTTCTACAAGAACGGACGCAAACTGGCGCTGACCGATACTGGGCGTGCTGTATTTCACTATGCAGAGGAAATCTTCGCGCTCGGACGGGAGCTGACCAACACCCTCAAGGGCCGGCCCGCCGGACGGGGGCTGCGCCTCAGTGTGGGTGTGGCGGACGCCCTGCCCAAGCTGGTCGCCTATCGCCTCATCGAGCCGGCTCTTCACTTGGCGGAACCGGTACAGCTGCTCTGTTATGAAGACAAGGCGGAGCGTCTGCTGGCGGAAATTTCACTGCACGGCATCGACATGGTGCTGTCGGACGTACCGGCCCCGCCTTCGACGGGCGCCCACGCGTTCAACCACCTGCTGGGGGAATGCGCCGTGGCGGTTTTTGGAATTCGGCCGCTGGCCGCACGCTATGCCGAGGACTTTCCTCGCTCCCTTGACGGCGCGCCGTTTCTGCTGCCGACGGCGAACACCGCGTTGCGGCGCTCGCTCGATCAATGGTTCGATGCCGAGGGACTACATGCTGAAATAAAGGCAGAAATCGAAGACAGCGCCTTGCTCAAGACTTTCGCCTCTGCCGGAGTCGGATTGTTTGTCGCGCCGGTCGTGGTGGAGCACGAGATTCAGCGACAGTACAACGTACAGGTCATCGGCCGGATCGACGCAGTGCAGGAACGGTACTATGCCGTTACCATGAGCAGGAGGCTGAAGCATCCCGCCGTGAGTGCCATCCTGGATAACGCGCGGGCAAGCTTGTTTTGA
- a CDS encoding cation-transporting P-type ATPase, translating into MKNKQPDRRAVPSPNPWHQFASDEVLKRLDSDSRHGLAEQEAERRLQRFGPNLLMPKRGKPVWLLFLSQFHQPLVYILLAAAAVTASLQEWVDSGVIFGVVLVNAVIGFIQEANALKAIEALSRSLSISATVLRDGSRRVIPATELVPGDIVFLLSGDKVPADLRLLRVKELQIDESALTGESVPVEKRTEALAVETPLADRNDMAYSSTLVTYGSGIGLVVETGDRTEIGRINQMIATATELETPLTQKISHFSKLLMWVILGFAAITFLVGWLRGESALEMFMASVALAVGAIPEGLPAALTITLAIGVSRMARRNAIIRKLPAVETLGSTTVICSDKTGTLTQNQMTVLAIYAGGAQFEVTGSGYVPEGEFRQHGQTIDPRRHEALMECLRAGLLCNDARLVGDAEGWRIEGDPTEGALLVSAHKADLYHAEVAEAHPRLDAIPFESQYQFMATLHHNRALDARHVYVKGSVESILRRCDAAFDACMNRIPLDTAAIHAQVEELAARGLRVLAFARGDRPTDDDSVDHHEIREGLVFLGLQGMIDPPRPEALRAVAACQAAGIRVKMITGDHPGTARAIARELGLVRPGRLHRLFGIAPAARVLTGAELQTLDDEAYRNLVEACDIYARVAPEQKLELVRALQAQGQVVAMTGDGVNDAPALRQADIGVAMGKAGTEVAKEAAAMVLTDDNFATLEAAVEEGRGVFDNLVKFITWTLPTNVGEGLVIIAAVFAGVALPILPVQILWINMSTAVLLGLMLAFEPKEPGIMRRHPRDPGQPILTRHLVFRVGLVGIMLLAGAFGLFEWELSHGESLIAARTVAVNVFVFGGLFYLFNCRSLRYSMFHVGVFSNLWVLFGVSSMAALQVLFTYWPPMNRLFHSGPIGHDEWLLILSVGLAIHAAVGLEKWIGRRWLSAR; encoded by the coding sequence ATGAAAAACAAACAACCGGATCGACGAGCGGTCCCCTCGCCAAACCCATGGCATCAATTCGCCTCCGACGAGGTGCTCAAGAGACTCGACAGCGATTCCCGCCACGGTTTGGCGGAACAGGAAGCGGAACGGCGCCTTCAGCGTTTCGGCCCAAACCTGCTGATGCCGAAGAGGGGCAAGCCGGTCTGGTTGCTTTTCTTGTCGCAGTTTCACCAGCCGCTGGTTTACATCCTTCTGGCGGCCGCGGCGGTCACTGCGTCATTGCAGGAATGGGTAGATTCCGGCGTGATCTTCGGTGTGGTGTTGGTGAACGCCGTGATCGGCTTCATCCAGGAGGCCAACGCCCTGAAGGCCATCGAAGCGCTCTCACGCAGTCTCAGCATCTCCGCCACCGTTTTGCGCGACGGGTCGCGGCGCGTCATTCCGGCCACGGAATTGGTGCCGGGAGACATCGTGTTTCTCCTCTCCGGAGACAAGGTGCCAGCGGATCTGCGCCTGTTGCGTGTAAAGGAGTTGCAGATCGATGAGTCGGCGCTGACCGGGGAATCGGTGCCGGTGGAAAAGCGCACGGAGGCACTCGCCGTGGAGACCCCTCTGGCCGATCGCAACGACATGGCCTATTCCTCCACGCTGGTGACCTATGGCAGCGGCATCGGCTTGGTAGTGGAGACCGGCGATCGCACCGAGATCGGCCGGATCAATCAGATGATCGCGACGGCTACGGAACTGGAGACGCCGCTGACGCAAAAGATTTCCCATTTCAGCAAGCTCTTGATGTGGGTCATCTTGGGGTTTGCCGCGATCACCTTTCTGGTGGGTTGGCTGCGCGGCGAATCGGCCCTGGAGATGTTCATGGCCTCGGTCGCCCTGGCGGTGGGGGCGATCCCGGAAGGGCTGCCGGCCGCCTTGACCATCACGCTGGCCATCGGCGTGTCGCGCATGGCGAGGCGCAACGCCATCATCCGCAAGCTGCCCGCGGTGGAAACCCTGGGGAGCACCACGGTGATCTGCTCCGACAAGACCGGCACCCTCACCCAGAATCAGATGACCGTGCTGGCCATTTATGCTGGGGGCGCGCAGTTCGAGGTAACCGGCAGCGGCTACGTGCCCGAGGGTGAATTCCGGCAGCACGGACAGACCATCGATCCCCGCCGCCATGAAGCGTTGATGGAATGCCTGCGAGCGGGCCTGTTATGCAATGACGCGCGACTGGTTGGCGATGCTGAGGGCTGGCGTATCGAAGGCGATCCGACGGAAGGCGCCTTGTTGGTTTCAGCGCACAAGGCGGACCTATACCATGCCGAGGTCGCAGAGGCGCATCCCCGCCTGGACGCCATTCCCTTCGAATCCCAGTACCAGTTCATGGCAACGCTCCATCATAATCGGGCGCTGGATGCGCGCCATGTCTACGTGAAGGGCTCGGTGGAAAGCATCCTGCGCCGTTGCGATGCCGCTTTCGACGCGTGCATGAACAGGATTCCCCTGGACACGGCGGCTATTCACGCCCAAGTGGAAGAACTGGCTGCGCGTGGGCTGCGCGTCTTGGCCTTCGCCCGCGGCGACCGTCCAACTGACGATGACAGCGTGGATCATCACGAGATTCGGGAGGGCCTCGTGTTTCTGGGCCTGCAAGGGATGATCGACCCGCCGCGGCCGGAGGCACTACGCGCGGTCGCCGCTTGTCAGGCGGCCGGTATCCGCGTGAAGATGATCACCGGCGACCATCCCGGCACGGCGCGGGCCATCGCGCGAGAGCTGGGCTTGGTGCGACCGGGGCGGCTGCACCGGCTGTTCGGCATCGCGCCGGCCGCCCGGGTGCTCACTGGCGCCGAATTGCAGACACTGGACGATGAAGCCTACCGGAACCTGGTGGAAGCGTGTGACATTTACGCCCGCGTCGCGCCCGAGCAGAAGCTTGAACTGGTGCGGGCGCTGCAGGCGCAGGGACAGGTGGTCGCGATGACCGGCGACGGAGTCAACGACGCGCCGGCCCTGCGCCAGGCCGATATCGGCGTGGCCATGGGCAAGGCCGGCACCGAGGTGGCCAAGGAAGCCGCCGCGATGGTGCTGACCGATGACAATTTCGCCACCCTCGAGGCGGCGGTGGAGGAAGGGCGCGGGGTATTCGACAACCTGGTGAAGTTCATCACTTGGACCTTACCTACCAATGTGGGGGAAGGTCTGGTCATCATCGCAGCGGTGTTCGCCGGCGTCGCCCTGCCCATCCTGCCGGTGCAGATTCTATGGATCAACATGAGCACTGCCGTGCTGCTCGGCCTGATGCTGGCCTTCGAACCCAAGGAGCCCGGCATCATGCGCCGCCACCCGCGCGACCCGGGCCAGCCGATCCTGACGCGGCATCTGGTGTTCCGCGTCGGCCTAGTGGGCATCATGTTGTTGGCCGGCGCCTTCGGCTTGTTCGAATGGGAACTGTCCCACGGGGAAAGTTTGATCGCGGCGCGGACCGTCGCGGTCAATGTGTTCGTGTTCGGCGGACTCTTCTATCTGTTCAACTGCCGCTCGCTCCGCTATTCCATGTTCCATGTCGGCGTGTTCTCGAACCTCTGGGTCCTGTTCGGTGTCTCTTCCATGGCGGCCTTGCAGGTGCTGTTCACCTACTGGCCTCCGATGAACCGGCTGTTCCACAGCGGACCGATCGGCCATGATGAATGGTTGCTGATCCTGTCGGTCGGCTTGGCAATCCATGCGGCAGTGGGACTGGAGAAATGGATTGGCCGGCGTTGGCTTTCCGCGCGTTGA
- the oadA gene encoding sodium-extruding oxaloacetate decarboxylase subunit alpha, producing the protein MTKVYLTDTTLRDAHQSLIATRLRTEDMLPVCPQLDRIGFWSLEVWGGATFDACLRFLKEDPWERLRKLREALPNTRLQMLLRGQNLLGYRHYPDDVVREFVRLAAREGIDVFRVFDALNDVRNLRTALTAVKEQGKHAQGTICYTVSPVHTTALYVKLANELVEMGADSIAIKDMAGLLTPHATAELVRHLREHIDVPLFLHSHATAGLAEMCQLKAIEAGCRHIDTALSAFAGGTSHPPTESMVAALRGTEYDTGLDLAALQEVSAYFAQVRKKYRQFESEFTGVDTRVQVNQVPGGMMSNLAKQLEEQGALDRIQEVFAEIPRVRRDLGYPPLVTPTSQIVGTQAVLNVVTGERYKTITNEVKRYLQGGYGQPPAPVDVELRRRAIGQEAVIDARPADLLKPELEILRSEIGDLAERDTDVMSFAMFPEVARTFLKERREGRLSPEPLASPQTAIAAPSGERIAPTEFKVSVHGEIYDVQITGANIGDQRHRRFYITLDGVPQEIDLEVLSGYKRESATGGRSAPSKPGDVVTTMPGNIVEILVATGDKVAAGDGVLVTEAMKMETQIQAPISGTVTRIHVRKGERVNPNEVLMEIEP; encoded by the coding sequence ATGACCAAGGTTTACCTGACCGACACCACCCTCCGGGATGCCCACCAGTCACTCATCGCCACCCGCCTGCGCACCGAAGACATGCTGCCGGTCTGCCCGCAGTTGGACCGGATCGGCTTCTGGTCGCTGGAAGTCTGGGGCGGCGCCACCTTCGACGCCTGTCTGAGATTTCTCAAGGAAGACCCGTGGGAACGGCTGCGGAAGCTGCGCGAGGCTCTGCCCAACACGCGCCTGCAGATGCTGCTGCGTGGACAGAACCTGCTCGGTTACCGCCATTACCCCGACGACGTGGTGCGCGAGTTCGTGCGCCTGGCAGCGCGCGAGGGCATCGACGTGTTCCGCGTGTTCGACGCCCTCAACGACGTCCGCAACCTGCGGACGGCACTGACCGCCGTCAAGGAGCAGGGCAAGCATGCGCAAGGCACGATCTGCTACACCGTCAGTCCGGTGCATACCACCGCCCTGTACGTGAAGCTGGCCAACGAGTTGGTCGAGATGGGCGCGGACAGCATCGCCATCAAGGACATGGCGGGCCTGCTGACGCCGCACGCCACCGCCGAGCTGGTGCGGCACTTGCGCGAACACATAGACGTCCCCTTGTTCCTGCACAGCCACGCGACCGCCGGCCTGGCCGAGATGTGTCAGCTCAAGGCGATCGAGGCCGGCTGCCGGCATATCGACACCGCCCTGTCGGCCTTCGCCGGCGGCACCAGCCATCCGCCCACGGAAAGCATGGTGGCGGCGCTGCGCGGCACCGAGTACGACACCGGCCTGGATCTGGCGGCGCTGCAGGAAGTCTCGGCCTATTTCGCTCAGGTGCGCAAGAAATACCGTCAGTTCGAGAGCGAGTTCACCGGCGTGGATACGCGGGTGCAGGTCAACCAGGTGCCGGGCGGTATGATGTCCAACCTGGCCAAACAACTGGAGGAACAGGGTGCCCTTGATCGCATTCAGGAAGTCTTCGCGGAAATTCCCAGGGTACGGCGCGATCTGGGCTATCCGCCCCTGGTCACGCCCACCTCGCAGATCGTCGGCACCCAGGCGGTGTTGAACGTGGTCACCGGCGAGCGCTACAAGACCATCACCAACGAGGTGAAGCGCTACCTGCAGGGCGGCTACGGCCAGCCGCCGGCGCCGGTCGACGTGGAGCTGCGACGCCGCGCCATCGGCCAGGAAGCGGTCATCGATGCCCGCCCCGCCGACTTGCTGAAGCCGGAGCTGGAAATCCTGCGCAGTGAAATCGGCGACCTGGCTGAACGCGACACCGACGTCATGTCCTTCGCCATGTTCCCCGAGGTGGCCAGAACCTTCCTCAAAGAGCGCCGCGAAGGCCGGTTGAGCCCCGAACCGCTCGCATCGCCCCAGACCGCCATCGCCGCCCCGTCCGGGGAACGCATCGCGCCCACCGAATTCAAGGTATCAGTGCATGGAGAAATCTACGACGTGCAGATTACTGGCGCCAACATCGGCGACCAGCGCCACCGGCGTTTCTACATCACCCTGGACGGCGTGCCCCAGGAAATCGACCTGGAAGTGCTCAGCGGATACAAGCGCGAATCCGCGACCGGTGGACGTTCGGCCCCGAGCAAGCCGGGCGACGTGGTCACCACCATGCCCGGCAACATCGTCGAAATCCTGGTGGCGACGGGAGACAAGGTAGCGGCGGGCGACGGCGTGCTGGTCACCGAGGCGATGAAGATGGAGACGCAGATCCAGGCCCCCATCTCCGGCACCGTCACCAGAATCCATGTGCGGAAGGGGGAACGTGTCAATCCCAACGAAGTGCTGATGGAGATCGAACCGTAA